A genomic segment from Gilvibacter sp. SZ-19 encodes:
- the hypD gene encoding hydrogenase formation protein HypD, producing the protein MKYMNEYRDPELAKKYLEEIEKTVTQPWAIMEVCGGQTHSLVKNGIIDMLPEQVTMIHGPGCPVCVTPLNLIDKAIHLALNEGVILCSFGDMLRVPGSKINLLEAKAKGADIRILYSPLEAVKIAEANPDREVVFFAVGFETTAPANALSLIHAHRKGLTNYSILASHVLVPPAIKAVIDDDESNIDGFLAAGHVCTIMGNSEYHPLSATYNVPIVVTGFEPLDVLQGILMVIRQLEANKAKVENQYSRIVKEEGNTEAQKMIFEVFEIRNQLWRGIGEIPESGYAVKEKYAAFDANKKFSISIEEAPEHPDCISGQIMKGIKKPFECPQFGKKCKPSFPLGAPMVSSEGACAAYYHFSGLIEA; encoded by the coding sequence ATGAAGTATATGAATGAATATAGAGATCCTGAATTAGCAAAGAAGTATCTCGAAGAAATAGAAAAAACGGTAACGCAACCTTGGGCTATAATGGAAGTTTGCGGCGGGCAAACACATAGTTTGGTTAAAAATGGTATCATAGACATGTTGCCAGAACAAGTCACCATGATTCATGGTCCAGGCTGCCCTGTCTGTGTAACACCGTTAAATTTAATAGATAAAGCCATTCATTTGGCGCTCAATGAGGGTGTGATTTTATGTTCGTTTGGAGATATGTTGCGCGTTCCTGGCTCAAAAATTAATCTTTTGGAAGCCAAAGCCAAAGGTGCCGATATTCGCATTTTATATTCACCATTAGAAGCTGTAAAGATTGCAGAAGCGAATCCAGACAGAGAAGTTGTTTTTTTTGCTGTAGGATTCGAAACTACCGCACCAGCAAATGCCTTATCTCTTATCCATGCGCACCGAAAAGGTTTGACTAATTATTCCATTTTAGCATCTCATGTATTAGTACCACCAGCTATAAAAGCGGTAATTGATGATGACGAAAGTAATATTGATGGCTTTTTAGCCGCTGGGCATGTATGTACCATTATGGGCAATTCAGAGTATCATCCCCTTTCGGCAACTTACAATGTACCAATCGTAGTTACTGGTTTTGAACCTTTGGATGTCTTGCAAGGTATCTTGATGGTAATTCGTCAGTTAGAAGCAAATAAAGCTAAAGTCGAGAATCAATATTCAAGAATTGTGAAAGAGGAAGGTAATACCGAAGCTCAAAAAATGATTTTTGAAGTTTTTGAAATTAGGAATCAGCTATGGCGAGGTATTGGCGAAATTCCTGAAAGCGGTTATGCCGTTAAAGAAAAATATGCCGCCTTTGATGCCAACAAAAAGTTTAGTATTTCAATAGAAGAAGCCCCAGAACATCCCGATTGTATTTCAGGACAAATTATGAAAGGCATCAAAAAACCTTTTGAATGCCCACAATTTGGTAAGAAATGTAAACCGTCCTTTCCATTAGGAGCTCCTATGGTAAGTAGTGAGGGTGCTTGTGCGGCCTATTACCATTTTTCTGGCTTAATCGAAGCTTAA
- the hypF gene encoding carbamoyltransferase HypF, which translates to MSKTFQIQIEGQVQGVGFRPFVFNLAKKHKLNGTVSNNENGVLIYCNTSKEGVDRFSEDILLHKPEIAIITSCKIVGSPFTEFNNFTIISSKTQAQINVPLTPDFAICESCKTELSDSKNRRYNYPFTTCVQCGPRYAITTKFPFERAHTSLTEFDMCEACHAEYINPNDRRFHSQTNSCSSCGIQLRLVATDEKTIAENQIDCIKKVGQCISDGKIVAIKNTNGYLLCCDALNPEAIKELRARKKRPNKPFAVLYPSIRTAKKEFQLSSHEEEALQSRVAPIVILQNTKNTSIAVNTIAPNLNQTGVMLPFSALLQLIMQEIKQPIVATSGNIHGSPIISEEKEAHTHLKNVADYFLHHNLDIQFPQDDSVIKFGYNKKLIYRRSRGLAPNYIDVKINDTKPILAMGAHLKSTFTFVPNAQTYVSQYFGNLDNYDVLKRYNTIIENYFDVFDTTPKTILIDKHPQYQSSVLGHELVSTYNAAIQEIQHHKAHFASVLGEHDLFNCKDKILGVIWDGTGLGDDNQIWGGEFFTYENYKIERLTHFEYFDWLTNDKMAKEPRLALFSLLDDETKPFIKDKFTETEWKIYSKTIKTNKLKTSSVGRLFDAAASALDLVDINTFEAEAAMRLEDCANTYSKSYYIDFLHDTTYNEIPSQYILKKLIKAYREGFCKERLAYSFIYTLAKSIIRVAKKNQINMIACSGGVFQNALLVSMLSLMAKKDKINLKLNCKLSANDENISFGQLMYHQHIKN; encoded by the coding sequence GTGAGTAAAACATTTCAAATACAAATTGAAGGACAGGTTCAAGGTGTTGGATTTCGTCCTTTTGTTTTTAATCTTGCGAAAAAACATAAGTTAAATGGTACTGTTTCAAACAATGAAAATGGTGTTCTTATTTATTGTAATACTTCTAAAGAAGGTGTCGATAGATTTTCAGAAGACATTCTGCTTCACAAACCAGAAATAGCCATTATAACTTCCTGTAAAATTGTTGGAAGTCCGTTTACTGAATTTAACAATTTTACCATTATTTCATCAAAAACACAGGCACAAATCAATGTACCATTAACACCAGATTTTGCAATTTGCGAGTCCTGTAAAACCGAACTTTCAGACTCTAAAAACAGGCGCTATAATTATCCATTTACAACCTGTGTACAGTGTGGACCACGCTATGCCATTACAACCAAGTTTCCATTTGAAAGAGCACATACGTCGTTAACAGAGTTTGACATGTGTGAGGCTTGCCATGCAGAGTATATTAATCCAAACGACAGACGGTTTCATTCGCAAACTAACTCATGTAGTTCATGTGGCATACAATTAAGATTGGTAGCAACGGATGAAAAAACGATTGCAGAAAATCAAATTGATTGTATTAAAAAAGTTGGCCAATGTATTTCTGATGGAAAAATTGTTGCTATTAAAAACACCAATGGTTACCTATTGTGCTGTGATGCTTTAAATCCAGAAGCCATCAAAGAGTTAAGAGCGCGAAAGAAAAGGCCCAATAAGCCTTTTGCAGTATTGTATCCTTCAATTAGAACCGCAAAGAAAGAGTTTCAATTATCATCTCACGAAGAAGAAGCTTTACAATCTAGAGTAGCACCCATAGTGATCCTGCAAAACACTAAAAATACAAGTATCGCTGTCAATACCATCGCACCAAATTTAAACCAAACAGGTGTGATGCTACCGTTTTCTGCATTGTTGCAATTAATAATGCAAGAAATTAAACAGCCCATTGTTGCCACGAGTGGGAATATACATGGTTCGCCTATTATTTCTGAAGAAAAAGAAGCGCATACACACTTAAAAAATGTTGCTGATTATTTCTTGCATCACAATCTCGATATTCAATTTCCGCAAGACGATTCTGTTATCAAATTTGGATATAACAAAAAGCTTATCTATAGACGCTCTAGAGGGTTGGCACCGAATTATATCGATGTTAAAATAAACGATACCAAGCCTATTTTGGCAATGGGAGCGCATTTAAAAAGCACCTTTACATTTGTGCCCAATGCACAAACATACGTGAGTCAATATTTCGGAAATTTAGATAATTACGATGTTTTAAAACGTTATAACACTATAATTGAAAATTACTTTGATGTTTTCGACACCACTCCAAAAACAATTCTTATTGACAAACACCCACAATACCAAAGCAGCGTTTTAGGGCACGAACTGGTTTCAACATACAACGCTGCTATTCAAGAAATTCAGCATCATAAAGCACATTTTGCAAGTGTTTTAGGAGAACATGATTTGTTTAATTGCAAAGACAAAATACTAGGTGTGATTTGGGATGGTACAGGTTTAGGTGATGACAATCAGATTTGGGGAGGTGAATTTTTTACTTACGAAAATTATAAAATTGAACGCTTAACACATTTTGAATATTTCGATTGGTTGACTAACGACAAAATGGCTAAAGAGCCACGTTTAGCTTTATTTAGTCTATTAGATGATGAAACGAAGCCTTTCATTAAAGATAAGTTTACCGAAACCGAATGGAAAATCTATTCAAAAACTATAAAAACCAACAAGCTTAAAACATCCTCTGTTGGTAGGTTGTTTGATGCAGCAGCTTCGGCATTAGACTTAGTAGATATAAATACTTTTGAAGCTGAAGCAGCCATGCGACTTGAAGATTGTGCAAACACATACTCTAAAAGCTATTATATTGATTTTTTACATGATACAACTTATAATGAAATACCATCCCAGTATATTCTTAAAAAACTTATAAAAGCCTATAGAGAAGGATTTTGTAAAGAACGATTGGCTTATAGTTTTATCTACACTTTAGCTAAATCCATTATAAGGGTTGCTAAAAAGAATCAAATAAACATGATTGCCTGTAGTGGTGGTGTTTTTCAAAACGCGCTATTAGTTTCAATGCTTTCTCTGATGGCAAAAAAAGATAAAATAAATTTAAAATTAAATTGTAAATTGTCTGCTAACGACGAAAATATATCATTCGGACAGTTGATGTACCATCAACATATAAAAAATTAA
- a CDS encoding HypC/HybG/HupF family hydrogenase formation chaperone yields MCLAIPGKIKSIELQHNGLVRMAKVSFGGITKEASLEMLPDADVDDYVLVHVGVAISKVNEEEAKKTFEYLEEIGELGELEDVDDYLPKKDES; encoded by the coding sequence ATGTGTTTAGCAATTCCAGGGAAAATTAAAAGTATAGAATTACAACATAACGGTTTGGTGAGAATGGCAAAGGTTTCATTTGGTGGAATCACGAAAGAAGCCAGTTTAGAAATGCTACCAGATGCCGATGTTGACGATTATGTTCTAGTGCATGTTGGGGTTGCTATAAGTAAAGTTAACGAAGAAGAAGCTAAAAAAACGTTTGAATATTTAGAAGAAATTGGCGAATTAGGCGAACTTGAAGATGTTGACGATTATTTGCCTAAAAAAGATGAGTCATGA
- the hypB gene encoding hydrogenase nickel incorporation protein HypB: MSIEKSTKAARGTAQCENTNINLLKANDFVADIIKKEMAKSNTLLVNITSSAGSGKTTLMQKTAEKLKDKLNMAVMVGDLETERDAERIRETGIFALQIVTGGICHLEAQMIHQVLDQFDLPNIDLLFIENVGNLVCPASFDLGEDYRVTLMATTEGDDKPKKYPRMFLTSDMMLVSKADLLPYLPFSVEAVTKDAREVNHELEVLQISSLSEEGIDEWCDWLVQKVKQKQQT, translated from the coding sequence ATGAGTATAGAGAAATCCACAAAAGCGGCTCGCGGAACTGCACAATGCGAGAATACCAATATCAATTTGCTAAAGGCTAATGATTTTGTAGCCGATATTATCAAAAAGGAAATGGCAAAAAGCAACACGCTGTTGGTTAATATAACGTCCTCAGCCGGAAGCGGAAAAACTACGCTGATGCAAAAAACAGCAGAAAAGCTAAAAGACAAGCTAAATATGGCCGTTATGGTGGGTGATTTGGAAACCGAGCGTGATGCTGAGCGCATAAGAGAAACGGGCATTTTTGCATTGCAAATCGTAACTGGAGGTATTTGTCATTTGGAAGCCCAAATGATTCATCAGGTGTTAGATCAGTTTGATTTACCAAATATCGATCTGCTTTTTATTGAAAATGTAGGAAACTTGGTGTGCCCTGCTTCTTTTGATTTAGGTGAGGATTACCGTGTTACTTTAATGGCTACTACCGAAGGTGATGATAAACCAAAAAAGTATCCACGCATGTTTTTAACAAGCGATATGATGCTCGTTTCTAAAGCTGATTTGCTACCTTATTTACCCTTCTCTGTAGAAGCAGTGACTAAAGATGCAAGAGAAGTTAATCACGAATTAGAAGTGTTACAAATTTCGTCTTTATCTGAAGAAGGCATAGACGAATGGTGTGATTGGTTAGTACAAAAAGTTAAACAAAAGCAGCAAACTTAA
- the hypE gene encoding hydrogenase expression/formation protein HypE, giving the protein MSDSKKIRMQLQCPMPKLDFDVITLGHGSGGTLTNKLLDSGVFDVLSNDILNERHDGAFLEMNGKMAFSTDSFLVSPIFFPGGNIGELAVNGTVNDLAMCGAIPKYLSLSFIIEEGLKMTQFWEILVAIKYACEKANVNVVTGDTKVVEKGKGDKIFINTSGVGNIHPKAHINEKNIKIGDKIIVSGNIATHGMAIMSVREGLEFDSTIESDTTNLNHTILKLIDAFGEDIHLLTDPTRGGIATVLKEIALSSNIGIDIFQKDLPIDSQVASACELLGLDPLYVANEGLFLSFVDASIADSFVATLQNDENGTNAKIIGTIVEAHPKQVILESAIGGKRMVSMLPGEQLPRIC; this is encoded by the coding sequence ATGTCTGATTCAAAAAAAATACGAATGCAGCTGCAATGCCCCATGCCAAAATTAGATTTTGATGTCATAACTCTTGGGCATGGTAGCGGTGGTACTTTAACCAATAAACTACTTGACAGCGGCGTTTTTGATGTGTTAAGCAATGATATACTCAATGAACGACATGATGGTGCGTTTCTCGAAATGAATGGCAAGATGGCATTCTCAACCGATAGTTTTTTAGTGTCCCCTATATTTTTCCCCGGAGGAAATATTGGTGAACTGGCTGTTAATGGCACTGTAAACGATTTAGCCATGTGCGGTGCTATTCCTAAGTATCTATCCTTAAGTTTTATTATTGAAGAAGGCCTGAAAATGACACAGTTTTGGGAGATTTTAGTAGCTATCAAGTATGCTTGCGAGAAAGCAAACGTAAATGTAGTTACCGGTGATACTAAAGTAGTTGAAAAAGGTAAAGGCGATAAAATATTTATAAATACTTCTGGTGTTGGCAACATCCATCCAAAAGCACATATCAATGAAAAGAATATTAAAATTGGAGATAAAATCATCGTTAGTGGTAACATAGCAACGCACGGTATGGCAATTATGTCTGTTCGAGAAGGATTAGAATTCGATTCCACCATTGAAAGCGATACCACAAATTTGAATCATACTATTTTAAAACTGATAGATGCGTTTGGAGAAGACATTCATTTATTAACTGATCCCACGAGAGGTGGTATAGCCACGGTTTTAAAAGAAATTGCTTTGTCCTCTAATATTGGAATTGATATTTTTCAGAAAGATTTGCCAATAGATAGTCAGGTAGCAAGTGCCTGCGAATTATTAGGGTTAGATCCATTATATGTGGCGAATGAAGGATTGTTTTTAAGCTTTGTAGATGCTTCTATAGCCGATTCGTTTGTAGCAACCTTACAAAACGACGAAAATGGTACCAATGCGAAAATTATAGGAACCATTGTTGAAGCACACCCAAAACAAGTGATTTTGGAGAGCGCCATTGGTGGTAAACGCATGGTAAGCATGCTTCCTGGAGAACAATTGCCAAGAATCTGTTAA